A stretch of Sulfurimonas xiamenensis DNA encodes these proteins:
- the dnaN gene encoding DNA polymerase III subunit beta, with amino-acid sequence MKITVQKSIIENILIHTQPFLEKKDTSQITSHVLLDASNSKLTVKATDYEIGLLVSTPNINIIENGSVTANGKKLLDIIRILKDGDINLEIKNDILYISQSHSNFKLPTFAYNEFPTFPLYEEKPRISIDSHSLIESLKKITPAIDTNNPKFELNGALIDIKENNINFASTDTRRLAVVTIENQNNNQLSIIIPKKAIIEIQKLFFDNIELYYDDTNLIINSDQYTFFTKLINGKFPEYSRIIPKETAHNLTLPKAVMIEAIKQITTISSNVKITFLNNSIIFESLSDDNIEAKTEIDYKTGFSSSFTIAINSRYLLDFLNSINSSEFDIGLNESNLPFILNENNFKTVVMPIVI; translated from the coding sequence ATGAAGATAACAGTACAAAAATCTATCATTGAAAATATTTTGATTCATACACAACCATTTTTGGAAAAAAAAGATACTTCACAAATAACATCACATGTGTTATTAGACGCTTCTAACTCAAAATTAACTGTTAAAGCAACAGATTATGAAATAGGTTTGCTTGTATCTACTCCAAATATAAATATAATAGAAAATGGAAGTGTTACTGCTAATGGTAAAAAACTACTAGATATCATTAGAATTTTAAAAGATGGAGATATTAATTTAGAAATTAAAAATGATATACTCTATATCTCTCAATCACACTCTAATTTTAAACTACCTACTTTTGCATACAATGAATTTCCAACATTTCCTCTTTATGAAGAAAAACCACGAATTTCAATTGATTCACACTCTCTTATAGAATCTTTAAAAAAAATAACTCCAGCAATTGATACTAATAATCCTAAATTTGAATTAAATGGAGCATTAATCGATATAAAAGAAAACAATATTAATTTTGCTTCTACTGATACAAGAAGATTAGCAGTAGTTACTATAGAAAATCAAAATAATAATCAATTATCTATAATTATTCCAAAAAAAGCAATCATAGAAATACAAAAACTCTTCTTTGATAATATTGAGCTATATTATGATGATACAAATTTAATTATTAATTCTGACCAATATACTTTTTTTACAAAACTTATAAATGGAAAATTTCCCGAATATTCTAGAATTATTCCAAAAGAAACAGCACACAATTTAACTCTTCCAAAAGCTGTTATGATAGAAGCAATTAAACAAATTACAACTATTTCATCTAATGTTAAAATTACTTTTTTAAATAATTCTATTATTTTTGAATCACTAAGTGATGACAATATAGAAGCAAAAACTGAAATTGATTATAAAACAGGTTTTTCATCTTCTTTCACAATTGCTATAAACAGTAGATATCTTTTAGATTTTTTAAATAGTATAAATAGTTCAGAATTTGATATTGGACTAAATGAGAGTAATTTACCTTTTATTTTAAATGAAAATAATTTTAAAACAGTTGTAATGCCAATAGTTATATAA
- the gyrB gene encoding DNA topoisomerase (ATP-hydrolyzing) subunit B, which translates to MEQNTVSLENYGASNIKVLKGLEAVRKRPGMYIGDTGHRGLHHLVYEVIDNSIDEAMAGHCDTINVTLTKNGTCIVSDNGRGIPTDMHPTEGMSAATVVLTVLHAGGKFDKDTYKVSGGLHGVGVSVVNALSSELKMTIYRNGEINEQDFKKGIPQEPLKIIGKTRKTGTTIEFAPDPGIFTETVTFEYEYLARRFKELAYLNPFITINFKDDRKNISETYHFEGGIAQYVTDLNKKQEVAKVFEFSSKIEDIEFDIALMYNDSYEEKIYSFVNNIRTPNGGTHEAGFRAALTRAISNYNTQNGAAKEKDIKISGEDTGEGLIAIVSARVPEPQFEGQTKGKLGNTYVRPLVQKQTYELLSKFFEENPIEAKAIVAKSLMAARGREAAKKARELTRRKDSMSVGTLPGKLADCQSKDASICELYLVEGDSAGGSAKMGRDRVFQAILPLKGKILNVEKSRLDKILKSDEIKNMITAMGCGVGDEYNEDKLRYHKIIIMTDADVDGSHIQTLLLTFFFRYFRDIIEKGYLYLAQPPLYRYKKGKKEIYFKDDRAMNDFLIDNGIESLEIEGFGHNDLVSYFRMVDHYRSSLEALERRYALIGLIRHFIENPDLIGLDIKEMYKKIEHFLNEIGNNILTKNITEDSIHIYVQTKGGMEELLINDELFGTPHFAEASYIYEKIQEWNIDFEDDVLNVLNNIIENAKKGAYIQRYKGLGEMNPEQLWETTMTPENRVLLQVNIEDVELAGDAFTLFMGDEVEPRRNYIQTHAKDVKHLDV; encoded by the coding sequence ATGGAACAAAATACAGTTTCTTTAGAAAATTACGGCGCTAGTAATATTAAAGTCCTAAAGGGATTAGAAGCAGTTCGTAAGCGACCGGGTATGTATATTGGTGATACCGGTCACAGAGGTTTGCATCATTTAGTTTATGAAGTTATTGACAACTCTATTGATGAGGCGATGGCTGGTCACTGTGATACTATTAATGTAACTCTTACAAAAAATGGGACATGTATAGTTTCTGATAATGGTCGTGGTATTCCAACAGATATGCATCCTACCGAGGGAATGAGTGCTGCAACTGTTGTTTTAACAGTTCTTCATGCCGGTGGTAAATTTGATAAAGATACTTATAAAGTTTCAGGTGGTCTTCATGGTGTAGGTGTATCTGTAGTAAATGCTTTATCTTCTGAATTAAAGATGACCATTTACAGAAATGGAGAAATTAATGAACAAGATTTTAAAAAAGGTATTCCTCAAGAACCTTTAAAAATTATTGGTAAAACTCGTAAAACAGGTACTACTATAGAGTTTGCTCCGGATCCTGGCATATTTACGGAAACAGTAACATTTGAATATGAATATTTAGCTAGAAGATTTAAAGAACTTGCATATCTTAATCCATTTATTACAATTAATTTTAAAGATGATAGAAAAAATATTTCAGAAACTTATCATTTTGAAGGCGGTATTGCTCAATATGTAACTGATTTAAATAAAAAACAAGAAGTTGCAAAAGTTTTTGAATTTAGCTCAAAAATAGAAGATATAGAGTTTGATATAGCTCTTATGTATAATGACTCTTATGAAGAAAAAATTTACTCTTTTGTAAATAATATTCGTACTCCAAACGGTGGAACACATGAAGCTGGATTTCGTGCTGCTCTTACGCGTGCTATATCAAACTATAATACACAAAATGGTGCTGCAAAAGAGAAAGATATAAAAATTAGCGGTGAAGATACCGGTGAGGGACTTATTGCTATTGTTTCAGCTCGTGTTCCCGAGCCTCAATTTGAGGGACAAACAAAAGGTAAACTTGGAAATACTTATGTAAGGCCGTTAGTTCAAAAACAAACTTATGAGTTATTGAGTAAATTTTTTGAAGAAAATCCGATTGAAGCTAAAGCTATTGTTGCAAAATCTTTAATGGCAGCACGCGGTCGAGAAGCTGCTAAAAAAGCAAGAGAATTAACACGAAGAAAAGATTCTATGAGTGTTGGAACGCTTCCAGGAAAACTTGCAGATTGTCAAAGTAAAGATGCTTCTATCTGTGAACTTTACTTAGTGGAGGGTGATTCTGCGGGTGGTTCTGCAAAAATGGGTAGAGATAGAGTATTTCAAGCAATTTTACCGCTTAAGGGTAAAATTTTAAATGTTGAAAAATCAAGACTGGATAAAATTCTTAAATCTGATGAAATAAAAAATATGATTACTGCAATGGGTTGTGGTGTCGGTGATGAATATAATGAAGATAAACTTCGTTATCATAAAATTATTATAATGACAGATGCAGATGTTGATGGTTCACATATTCAAACTTTGTTGCTTACATTTTTCTTTCGTTACTTTAGAGATATTATTGAAAAAGGTTATCTTTATTTAGCACAACCGCCACTTTATCGCTATAAAAAAGGTAAAAAAGAGATCTATTTTAAAGATGATCGTGCTATGAATGATTTTCTTATTGATAATGGCATAGAATCTTTAGAAATAGAGGGTTTTGGGCATAATGACTTAGTATCATATTTTAGAATGGTAGATCATTATAGAAGTTCTTTAGAAGCTTTAGAAAGAAGATATGCTTTAATAGGTTTAATTCGTCATTTTATTGAAAATCCAGATTTAATTGGATTAGATATTAAAGAAATGTATAAAAAAATTGAACATTTTTTAAATGAAATAGGAAATAATATTCTTACTAAAAATATTACTGAGGATTCAATTCATATTTATGTTCAAACAAAAGGTGGAATGGAAGAATTGCTTATAAATGATGAGTTATTTGGTACTCCTCATTTTGCTGAAGCAAGTTATATATATGAAAAAATACAAGAGTGGAATATAGATTTTGAAGATGATGTTCTTAATGTATTAAATAACATTATAGAAAATGCTAAAAAAGGTGCATATATTCAGCGTTATAAAGGTCTTGGTGAAATGAATCCGGAACAACTTTGGGAAACTACAATGACTCCTGAAAATAGAGTTTTATTACAAGTAAATATAGAAGATGTTGAACTTGCAGGTGATGCATTTACACTTTTTATGGGTGATGAAGTTGAACCTCGCCGTAATTATATTCAAACACATGCTAAAGATGTTAAACATTTAGATGTCTAA
- a CDS encoding bifunctional diguanylate cyclase/phosphodiesterase → MLLPEIKEREYRFKLALRMVLPVFALVFALIFHTFITSSETLNNSFYIESILVLVFSIYFIFYLIYKGFDTKITDNVSKAFTREYLNIYLKEEIKNSKEYTLLLLSIDNLYEINKRYGLNNGDKVLFETVKWIGEYLKSKNIVNFPIGHINSGNFIIGLHGDKNRYKTILELICLKSEEFKVNDIEIQISGAINDITFSKNIDYLIENLLELQSRNRDYKTVTNRDDDINPNELESDIISAIERKDLVIFTQEVFEKDFIIFKECFIKLRTENKKLIHQKNYLKILDKLRLMREYDLIALEKIVDICKKSKNEKFALTVSATSIRNNHFLTKIKEIFHKNKCLNDRILLIFSESEYYPFIDKFNTILQELKDLGIIIVIDRFGSLHTSFLYLRDLNIDIVRFDSFYSKKIDEKNYKNILKGFHIMAHEKGVKTWIKMIENKALYALAEELEIDYLQGRYLALLQEN, encoded by the coding sequence ATGCTTCTTCCTGAAATAAAAGAGAGAGAGTATCGTTTTAAACTTGCACTTAGAATGGTGCTTCCTGTTTTTGCTCTCGTTTTTGCTCTTATTTTTCATACATTTATTACAAGCAGTGAAACTTTAAATAACTCTTTTTATATTGAATCAATTTTAGTTTTAGTATTTAGTATTTATTTTATTTTCTACCTTATTTATAAAGGTTTTGATACGAAAATAACTGACAATGTATCAAAAGCTTTTACAAGAGAGTATTTAAATATATATTTAAAAGAAGAGATAAAAAATTCTAAAGAGTATACGCTTTTACTTTTAAGTATTGATAATCTTTATGAAATTAATAAACGCTATGGATTAAATAACGGTGATAAAGTACTTTTTGAAACAGTAAAATGGATAGGTGAATATTTAAAATCCAAAAATATAGTAAATTTTCCTATAGGACACATAAATAGTGGTAACTTCATTATAGGTCTTCATGGAGATAAAAATAGATATAAAACAATTTTAGAATTAATATGTTTAAAAAGTGAAGAATTTAAAGTAAATGATATAGAAATTCAGATATCTGGTGCTATTAATGATATAACTTTTTCAAAAAATATTGATTATTTAATTGAAAATCTTCTTGAACTACAGAGTAGAAATAGAGATTATAAAACAGTTACAAACAGAGATGATGATATAAATCCAAATGAGTTAGAATCTGATATAATCAGTGCTATAGAGAGAAAAGATTTAGTAATTTTTACACAAGAAGTTTTTGAAAAAGATTTTATTATATTTAAAGAGTGTTTTATTAAATTAAGAACAGAAAATAAAAAGCTAATTCATCAAAAAAATTATCTAAAAATTTTAGATAAGTTGCGATTGATGAGAGAATATGATTTGATTGCTTTAGAAAAAATAGTAGATATATGTAAAAAATCAAAAAATGAAAAATTTGCACTCACTGTCTCTGCTACTTCAATAAGAAATAATCATTTTTTGACAAAAATAAAAGAAATTTTTCATAAAAATAAGTGTCTAAATGATAGAATATTACTTATTTTTAGTGAGAGTGAATATTATCCGTTTATAGATAAATTTAATACTATTTTGCAAGAGTTAAAAGATTTAGGAATTATTATAGTTATTGATAGATTTGGCTCTTTACATACAAGTTTTTTATATTTAAGAGATCTAAATATTGATATAGTTAGATTTGACTCTTTTTATAGTAAAAAAATTGATGAAAAAAATTATAAAAATATTTTAAAAGGTTTTCATATTATGGCCCATGAAAAAGGGGTAAAAACCTGGATTAAAATGATAGAAAACAAGGCGCTTTATGCTTTAGCAGAAGAGCTTGAGATTGATTATCTGCAAGGCAGATATTTAGCACTCTTACAAGAGAATTAA
- the queF gene encoding preQ(1) synthase has product MKYGEKIIQEFDVEKDLEIWPNEHKRNYLIKMTLPEFSCLCPRSGYPDFATIYLEYTPDEWVVELKAIKLYINSFRDRHISHENSANEIYEVLERKLKPKYMKIVADYNPRGNVHTLIEIDSSKL; this is encoded by the coding sequence ATGAAATACGGTGAAAAAATTATTCAAGAGTTTGATGTAGAAAAAGATTTAGAGATTTGGCCAAATGAACATAAGAGAAATTATCTTATTAAAATGACACTTCCTGAATTTTCATGTCTATGTCCTAGAAGTGGTTATCCAGATTTTGCAACTATATATCTTGAGTATACGCCTGATGAGTGGGTTGTTGAATTAAAAGCAATAAAACTCTATATAAATTCATTTAGAGATAGACATATCTCCCATGAAAATAGTGCAAATGAGATATATGAAGTTTTAGAAAGAAAACTTAAACCAAAATATATGAAGATAGTGGCTGATTATAATCCAAGAGGGAATGTTCACACTCTTATTGAGATTGACAGCTCAAAGCTTTAA
- a CDS encoding CCA tRNA nucleotidyltransferase: protein MIHYPEKLNTIFNKLNNYNIKPIIVGGYIRDFLLNIESKDIDIEIYGISSFNELENILKEFGNINIVGKSFGVCKLYYQDYDLDFSFPRKDNKIKPGHRGFDIKIESNIDFKTATSRRDFTINSIGFDVIEKKILDPFNGINDLKNKILKAVDLNSFSEDPLRVLRAVQFSTRFDLQIDKNLYNRCKKMVSKKMLDELPKERIFEEIKKLLLFSKKPSIGFKLLKELGSDIYTNNLSVIDEIAKQMTTNKQTNLILMLSGLCYNFTQTKAENFIFKLTNEKKILNRVTTLINKHKKIDTIYEDGINNYMLYKLATEVNINELLILSSSIYFSYNNSKIYKAGEEIYKRAKKLNILNNKLPPILMGKDILELGLKPSPLFSEILHLAYEAQMNGKFNNYIDAKKWLKNYLKFSKKN, encoded by the coding sequence ATGATTCATTATCCGGAAAAATTAAATACTATTTTCAATAAATTAAATAATTACAATATTAAACCTATAATAGTAGGTGGTTATATTAGAGATTTTTTATTAAATATAGAATCAAAAGATATAGATATTGAAATATATGGAATTTCATCTTTTAATGAATTAGAAAATATATTAAAAGAATTCGGAAATATTAATATTGTCGGTAAAAGTTTTGGAGTTTGCAAATTATATTACCAAGATTATGATTTAGACTTCTCTTTTCCAAGAAAAGACAATAAAATTAAACCAGGACATCGTGGATTTGATATAAAAATAGAATCAAATATTGATTTTAAAACGGCAACATCAAGAAGAGATTTTACAATTAACTCAATTGGTTTTGATGTTATAGAAAAAAAAATATTAGATCCTTTTAATGGAATAAATGATTTAAAAAACAAAATATTAAAAGCTGTAGATTTAAATAGCTTTAGTGAAGATCCTTTAAGAGTTTTAAGAGCAGTTCAATTTTCTACAAGATTTGATCTTCAAATAGATAAAAATTTATACAATAGATGTAAAAAAATGGTTTCTAAAAAAATGCTTGATGAACTGCCAAAAGAGAGAATATTTGAAGAGATAAAAAAACTTCTTTTATTTTCAAAAAAACCATCTATTGGTTTTAAACTTTTAAAAGAGTTAGGGAGTGATATTTATACAAATAATTTATCTGTTATTGATGAAATAGCAAAACAGATGACAACAAACAAACAAACAAACTTGATTTTAATGTTATCAGGACTCTGTTATAACTTCACACAAACAAAGGCAGAAAATTTTATATTTAAATTAACTAATGAAAAAAAAATATTAAATAGAGTTACTACATTAATCAATAAACATAAGAAGATAGACACCATTTACGAAGATGGTATAAATAATTATATGCTTTATAAACTCGCTACTGAAGTAAATATAAATGAACTTCTTATTTTAAGCAGCTCAATATATTTTTCTTATAACAATTCAAAAATATACAAAGCAGGCGAAGAAATTTATAAAAGAGCTAAGAAGTTAAATATATTAAATAACAAACTTCCTCCTATCCTAATGGGAAAAGATATTTTAGAACTTGGTCTTAAACCATCACCTCTTTTTTCAGAAATTTTACATCTTGCTTATGAAGCACAAATGAATGGTAAATTTAATAACTATATAGATGCTAAAAAGTGGTTAAAAAACTATTTAAAGTTTTCTAAAAAAAATTAA
- the typA gene encoding translational GTPase TypA gives MQKIRNIAVIAHVDHGKTTLVDGLLEQSGTYGAHEHHDERAMDSNDLEKERGITILSKNTAIRYKDHKINIIDTPGHADFGGEVERVLKMVDGVLVLVDAYEGVMPQTKFVVKKMLALGKKPIVVINKIDKPSADPDRVVDEMFDLFADMGATDDQQDFPIIYAAARDGIAKLDMSEEDGDFQCIFETILEHVPEPEGDRENHTQAQVFTLDYDNYVGKIGISRIFNGVIRKGDNVMLAKADGELVKGRITKLIGFHGLNRMEIQEAEAGDIVAFAGLETVDVGDTVCDPVNPIPLDPMHIEEPTLTVVFSVNDSPLAGQEGKHVTSNKLKDRLEAEMTTNVAMKLEVVGEGKFKVSGRGELQITVLAENMRRENFEFGVSRPEVIVKEIEGVKCEPFEHLVIDVPEEFSGSVIERLGKRKAEMKSMVPMGQGFQRIEFEIPARALIGFRGQFLTDTKGEGVMNHSFLEFRPYSGSVESRSYGALISMENGETLAYSLFNIQDRGVLFIGPQTKVYEGMIIGEHSRSNDLVVNPIKGKAQSNVRSSGADEAIKLVPPRDMSLERALEWIEDDELLEVTPQSIRIRKKFLTENERKRHSRK, from the coding sequence GTGCAAAAAATTAGAAATATTGCAGTAATTGCCCATGTTGACCATGGAAAAACAACACTGGTAGACGGACTTTTAGAACAATCAGGAACATATGGTGCTCATGAACATCATGATGAGCGTGCTATGGATAGTAATGATTTGGAAAAAGAGCGTGGTATTACGATTCTTTCAAAAAATACTGCAATCCGTTATAAAGATCATAAAATTAATATTATAGATACTCCGGGTCACGCTGACTTTGGCGGTGAAGTTGAACGCGTTTTAAAAATGGTAGATGGTGTTTTGGTACTTGTTGACGCGTATGAGGGTGTTATGCCTCAAACAAAGTTTGTTGTTAAAAAAATGCTTGCACTTGGTAAAAAACCAATTGTTGTTATAAATAAAATTGACAAACCTTCAGCAGATCCTGATCGTGTTGTTGATGAGATGTTTGATCTTTTTGCTGATATGGGTGCAACTGATGATCAGCAAGATTTCCCAATTATTTATGCAGCAGCTCGTGATGGTATAGCTAAACTTGATATGAGTGAAGAAGACGGTGATTTTCAGTGTATTTTTGAAACTATTTTAGAACATGTTCCTGAGCCTGAAGGTGATAGAGAAAATCATACACAAGCACAGGTTTTTACACTTGACTACGATAACTATGTCGGTAAAATAGGTATCTCTCGTATATTTAACGGTGTTATAAGAAAAGGTGACAATGTTATGCTTGCAAAAGCTGATGGCGAACTTGTAAAGGGCCGTATTACTAAACTTATAGGTTTTCACGGTTTAAATCGTATGGAAATTCAAGAAGCTGAAGCAGGTGATATTGTTGCATTTGCCGGTTTAGAGACCGTTGATGTAGGAGATACTGTATGTGATCCTGTAAATCCGATACCGCTTGATCCAATGCATATTGAAGAGCCGACTTTAACAGTTGTATTTTCTGTAAATGATTCTCCGCTTGCAGGACAAGAGGGTAAACATGTAACTTCAAATAAACTAAAAGATCGTTTAGAAGCTGAAATGACTACAAATGTTGCTATGAAACTTGAGGTTGTCGGTGAAGGTAAATTTAAAGTTTCAGGTCGTGGAGAGCTTCAAATAACAGTACTTGCTGAAAATATGCGTCGTGAAAATTTTGAGTTTGGTGTATCTCGTCCAGAAGTTATTGTTAAAGAGATTGAGGGTGTTAAGTGCGAACCTTTTGAACATCTTGTTATTGATGTTCCTGAAGAGTTTAGCGGCTCAGTTATTGAGCGTCTTGGAAAAAGAAAAGCTGAAATGAAATCTATGGTTCCTATGGGACAGGGATTTCAAAGAATTGAGTTCGAAATTCCGGCTCGCGCACTTATTGGATTCCGTGGTCAATTTTTAACAGATACAAAAGGAGAGGGTGTTATGAATCACTCTTTCTTGGAGTTTCGTCCATACAGCGGCAGTGTTGAATCAAGAAGCTACGGTGCATTAATAAGTATGGAAAACGGTGAAACATTAGCATATTCACTATTTAACATTCAAGATCGTGGAGTTCTTTTTATAGGACCTCAAACTAAAGTTTATGAGGGAATGATTATCGGTGAACACTCTCGCTCAAATGATTTAGTGGTAAATCCTATCAAAGGAAAAGCTCAATCAAATGTCCGTTCAAGCGGCGCAGATGAAGCTATTAAACTTGTTCCCCCTCGTGACATGTCATTAGAGCGTGCTTTAGAGTGGATTGAAGATGATGAACTTTTAGAAGTAACTCCTCAAAGTATTCGTATTCGTAAAAAATTCTTAACTGAAAACGAAAGAAAAAGACACTCTCGTAAGTAA
- a CDS encoding bifunctional methionine sulfoxide reductase B/A protein encodes MKFFTLFILLITTMNAFDLKPWSDKIEKLSEEEKYILLHKGTERPFSGKYTNEKSKGLYTCKLCDAPLYDSSSKFDSGSGWPSFDDAIEGAIKRVPDKDGKRVEIVCANCGAHLGHVFEGEGFTSKNTRHCVNSLSLNLTKKTDIKDENLSYAYFAGGCFWGVEYHLEKLEGVKEVTSGFMGGHIKNPSYYEVVRSNTGHLETVEVVYDKNKISYEKIAKTFFEIHDPTQTNGQGPDIGEQYLSAVFVKDEKEREIIQNLIKKLKANGYKVATKILDKSEFYAADESHQNYYEKKRAKPYCHEYKKRF; translated from the coding sequence ATGAAATTTTTTACGCTTTTCATACTTTTAATTACAACTATGAATGCATTTGATTTAAAACCTTGGAGTGATAAAATAGAAAAACTCAGCGAAGAGGAAAAATATATACTGCTGCATAAAGGCACTGAGAGACCATTTTCGGGTAAATATACAAATGAAAAATCAAAAGGTCTATACACATGCAAACTTTGTGATGCTCCCCTTTACGATTCAAGTTCAAAGTTTGATTCAGGTTCTGGATGGCCAAGCTTTGATGATGCCATTGAAGGTGCCATAAAAAGAGTTCCTGATAAAGACGGCAAAAGAGTAGAGATAGTATGTGCTAATTGTGGTGCCCATTTGGGCCATGTTTTTGAAGGTGAAGGTTTTACTTCTAAAAACACAAGACACTGTGTAAATTCACTATCGCTAAATCTTACAAAAAAAACAGATATTAAAGATGAAAATCTTTCCTATGCCTATTTTGCCGGCGGATGCTTTTGGGGTGTGGAATATCATCTGGAAAAACTAGAGGGAGTTAAAGAAGTTACTTCAGGTTTTATGGGAGGACACATAAAAAATCCAAGTTATTATGAGGTTGTGCGCTCAAATACCGGGCATCTTGAAACTGTTGAAGTTGTTTATGATAAAAATAAAATATCCTATGAAAAAATAGCTAAAACATTTTTTGAAATTCATGATCCGACACAAACAAATGGTCAAGGCCCAGATATAGGAGAACAATATCTTTCTGCTGTTTTTGTAAAAGATGAAAAAGAGAGAGAAATAATTCAAAATTTAATAAAAAAACTTAAAGCAAACGGATACAAAGTTGCTACAAAGATATTGGATAAATCAGAATTTTATGCAGCAGATGAGAGTCATCAAAATTATTATGAGAAAAAAAGAGCTAAACCATACTGTCATGAATATAAAAAGAGATTTTAA
- a CDS encoding ribonucleotide-diphosphate reductase subunit beta produces the protein MNRKKIYNPDSNESLNERMIFGGNPTGIFELNDIKYQWAYNLWEMMLNNTWFPKEVDMTRDVSDYKQITQMEKDAYDKALAQLIFMDSLQTNNIMDNINPFVTAPEINLILVRQAFEEALHSQSYAVMVDSISANSKEIYDLWRKDMMLKNKNDSIAKVYEELAKNPSDQNFVKACFANQILEGIYFYSGFTYIYTLARSGKMLGSAQMIRFIQRDEVTHLVLFQNLINSLKKERPELFTQELKNEVIEMFKQAVALEVAWGKYITGGQILGLTDDIIEQYIKYLADDRLASVGFAKLYNVANPIKWVDDFSKFNDQKTNFFEGTVANYSKGSLSFDDDF, from the coding sequence ATGAACAGAAAAAAGATATATAATCCTGATTCAAATGAAAGTTTAAATGAGAGAATGATATTTGGCGGCAATCCGACTGGCATATTTGAATTAAATGATATCAAGTATCAATGGGCTTATAATCTTTGGGAGATGATGTTAAACAATACATGGTTTCCAAAAGAGGTTGATATGACCCGGGATGTAAGTGATTATAAGCAAATCACTCAAATGGAAAAAGATGCTTATGATAAAGCACTTGCGCAGCTTATTTTTATGGATTCACTTCAAACAAACAATATAATGGACAATATTAATCCATTTGTAACAGCTCCGGAAATAAATCTTATTTTGGTTCGTCAAGCTTTTGAGGAAGCACTTCATTCTCAAAGCTATGCTGTTATGGTTGATAGTATCTCTGCAAACAGCAAAGAGATTTATGATCTTTGGAGAAAAGATATGATGTTAAAAAATAAAAATGATTCTATTGCCAAAGTTTATGAAGAACTTGCAAAAAATCCATCAGACCAAAATTTTGTAAAAGCATGTTTTGCAAATCAAATATTAGAGGGTATTTATTTTTACAGCGGTTTTACATATATTTATACACTTGCAAGAAGCGGAAAGATGTTAGGTTCTGCACAAATGATTCGATTTATTCAAAGAGATGAAGTTACGCATTTAGTTCTGTTTCAAAATCTTATAAACTCACTTAAAAAAGAGAGACCTGAACTTTTTACCCAAGAGCTTAAAAATGAAGTGATTGAGATGTTTAAACAAGCAGTAGCACTTGAAGTCGCATGGGGAAAATATATAACCGGTGGACAAATTTTAGGTTTAACAGATGATATTATAGAGCAGTATATTAAATATCTTGCAGATGACAGACTTGCATCAGTTGGATTTGCTAAACTTTATAATGTAGCAAATCCTATAAAATGGGTAGATGATTTTTCAAAATTTAATGACCAAAAAACTAACTTTTTTGAGGGAACTGTGGCAAACTACTCAAAAGGAAGCTTAAGCTTTGATGACGACTTCTAA